From the genome of Bombyx mori chromosome 16, ASM3026992v2, one region includes:
- the LOC101743012 gene encoding zinc finger protein 511: MNAKSLLEKLKEYGVGKRMLDDVLFIHDKQPTRLGIYDVDDGNYNTQFKQTPCSIPGCKHIADTLLDYENHYNATHRYSCAQCKKVLPSPHFLDLHIQENHDSYFAVMAEKKPSYCCYIEECKQKFNNTADRLDHCVREHRIPKDFRFERQKKDKNKMPNAMDVDEAKSNKFHLNNSKQKTFSKNKYAGKKFTSDKKSRDETNMDCSMEDLKDSLPK, translated from the exons ATGAATGCAAAATCTCTATTGGAGAAGCTTAAAGAATATGGAGTAGGAAAACGGATGCTTGATGATGTTCTGTTTATACATGATAAACAACCAACTAGACTTGGAATTTACGATGTGGACGATGGAAATTATAACACCCAATT TAAACAAACTCCGTGCAGCATACCAGGATGTAAACACATAGCTGATACACTGTTAGATTACGAAAACCATTACAACGCGACGCACAGGTACTCGTGCGCTCAATGCaagaaggttctgccttcgccGCATTTCTTAGACCTGCACATACAGGAGAACCACGATTCGTATTTTGCTGTGATGGCCGAAAAGAAACCTTCG TATTGCTGCTACATAGAAGAATGTAAACAGAAATTCAACAACACCGCCGACAGATTAGACCACTGCGTCCGAGAGCACAGGATACCCAAAGATTTTCGTTTTGAAAGACAAAAAAAGGATAAAAACAAAATGCCTAACGCTATGGACGTAGACGAGGCTAAGTCCAATAAATTCCATTTGAACAATAGCAAACAGAAGACGTTTagcaaaaataaatatgcaGGAAAGAAATTCACAAGCGACAAGAAATCGAGGGATGAAACAAATATGGACTGTTCTATGGAGGATTTGAAAGATAGTTTACCGAAATGA
- the Pglym gene encoding phosphoglyceromutase (The RefSeq protein has 3 substitutions compared to this genomic sequence) produces MPAKYKIVMIRHGESEWNQKNLFCGWFDADLSDKGRQEAVAAGKALKAEGYQFDVAHTSVLKRAQITLNSILKEIGQPDIPIEKTWRLNERHYGGLTGLNKAETAAKYGGAQVQIWRRSFDVPPPAMEKDHPYYDTIVNDPRYAADPKPEEFPMYESLKLTIERTLPYWNNVIVPQIKEGKKIIIAAHGNSLRGIVKHLDDLSDAAIMELNLPTGIPFVYELDENLKPVDSMVFLGDEETVKKAMAAVAAQGKAK; encoded by the exons atgCCTGCAAAGTATAAGATTGTTATGATTCGTCATGGCGAATCCGAATGGAACCAGAAGAATCTCTTCTGTGGATGGTTCGACGCTGACCTCAGCGACAAAG GTCGTCAAGAAGCTGTTGCTGCCGGTAAGGCTTTAAAAGCTGAAGGCTATCAGTTTGACATTGCTCACACGTCTGTTCTAAAACGTGCCCAGATTACACTGAACTCTATCTTAAAGGAGATCGGTCAGCCAGATATACCTGTTGAGAAAACTTGGAGATTGAACGAGAGGCATTATGGTGGCCTCACTGGACTGAACAAGGCTGAGACAGCTGCCAAATACGGGGAGGCTCAG GTTCAAATCTGGCGCCGCAGCTTCGACGTTCCTCCACCGGCCATGGAAAAAGATCACCCATACTATGACACCATTGTTAACGACCCCAGATATGCTGCTGACCCGAAACCTGAAGAGTTCCCTATGTACGAGAGCCTGAAACTCACTATTGAAAGAACCCTGCCTTACTGGAACAATGTTATTGTGCCTCAG ATCAAAGAAGGCAAGAAGATCATTATTGCTGCCCATGGCAACAGTCTAAGGGGTATTGTGAAACACTTAGATG ATCTAAGCGATGCAGCAATCATGGAATTGAATCTGCCGACAGGCATCCCCTTCGTATATGAACTTGATGAGAATTTAAAACCTGTAGATTCCATGGTGTTCCTTGGTGATGAAGAAACTGTCAAAAAAGCTATGGCTGCTGTCGCTGCCCAGGGCAAGGCcaagtga